From Girardinichthys multiradiatus isolate DD_20200921_A chromosome 3, DD_fGirMul_XY1, whole genome shotgun sequence, the proteins below share one genomic window:
- the oscp1b gene encoding protein OSCP1 isoform X2 yields the protein MSTRTLPLLFINLGGEMLYILDQRLRAQNIPADKAKKVMNDIITTMFNKKFLEELFKPQELYSKKALRTVFDRLAHASIMRLNQASMDKLYDLMTMAFKYQVLLCPRPKDILLVSFNHMDAIKDFVKDTPSILSQVDETYQQLIEMYTPLSNGEFQLIRQTLLIFFQDMHIRVSIFLKDKVQNSNGRFVLPISGPVPRGTQVPGLIRIFSCAGEELTRLQFKNGGNYSSALREGSFELFGDRVTKLGTNMYSVSRPVETHMSGASKSSAQHTKVNAAPNPLAKEELNLLARLMGGLEVQKPGSTDNGFRVNLFATDEEEEEALISRPDELSYGVINIQATKDQQTNAELAKIMGEFTESGDQSPSASSKGDDLLAMMDGL from the exons ATGTCTACGAGGACCCTACCGCTGCTCTTTATCAATCTCGGCGGAGAAATGCTGTACATCCTGGACCAGCGGCTTCGAGCTCAGAATATACCCGCTGACAAAGCTAAGAAAG TTATGAATGATATCATCACCACCATGTTCAACAAAAAGTTCCTGGAAGAGCTTTTTAAGCCACAGGAGCTTTATTCCAAGAAGGCCCTGCGGACTGTGTTCGACAGACTGGCCCATGCATCCATAATGAGACTCAATCAAGCTAGTATGGACAAG CTCTATGACCTGATGACAATGGCTTTCAAATACCAGGTGCTTCTCTGCCCCCGACCAAAGGACATCCTTCTCGTTTCCTTCAACCACATGGATGCAATCAAAGACTTTGTGAAAGATACTCCCAGCATTCTGAGCCAGGTTGATGAAACTTACCAGCAACTCATAGAG atgTATACACCCCTATCTAATGGTGAATTTCAGCTGATTAGGCAAACTCTTCTTATTTTCTTCCAAGACATGCATATTAGG GTGTCTATTTTCCTGAAGGATAAAGTGCAGAACTCAAATGGCCGCTTTGTGCTTCCCATTAGTGGTCCTGTGCCTCGTGGAACCCAAGTCCCTGGTTTGATAAG gATTTTTAGCTGTGCTGGCGAGGAGTTGACCAGACTACAGTTTAAAAATGGAGGGAATTATAGTTCTGCACTACGGGAAGGATCTTTTGAGCTCTTTGGAGATAGAGTTACAAAGCTTGGGACAAACAT gtacagtGTAAGTCGCCCTGTTGAAACGCACATGTCTGGCGCATCTAAAAGTTCTGCTCAGCACACAAAG GTCAATGCTGCCCCAAACCCTCTGGCCAAAGAGGAACTGAATCTGTTAGCCAGGTTAATGGGAGGTCTAGAAGTTCAGAAACCAGGAAGCACAGACAATGGTTTCCGGGTAAATCTCTTTGCCAcggatgaagaagaaga AGAAGCATTAATATCAAGACCTGATGAGCTTTCATATGGAGTCATAAACATCCAAGCAACAAAG GATCAGCAGACCAATGCAGAACTGGCCAAGATCATGGGAGAGTTCACAGAGTCTGGAGATCAGTCTCCAAGTGCCAGCAGCAAAGGAGACGACCTTTTGGCCATGATGGACGGTTTGTGA
- the oscp1b gene encoding protein OSCP1 isoform X1 has product MSTRTLPLLFINLGGEMLYILDQRLRAQNIPADKAKKVMNDIITTMFNKKFLEELFKPQELYSKKALRTVFDRLAHASIMRLNQASMDKLYDLMTMAFKYQVLLCPRPKDILLVSFNHMDAIKDFVKDTPSILSQVDETYQQLIEMYTPLSNGEFQLIRQTLLIFFQDMHIRVSIFLKDKVQNSNGRFVLPISGPVPRGTQVPGLIRIFSCAGEELTRLQFKNGGNYSSALREGSFELFGDRVTKLGTNMYSVSRPVETHMSGASKSSAQHTKVNAAPNPLAKEELNLLARLMGGLEVQKPGSTDNGFRVNLFATDEEEEEALISRPDELSYGVINIQATKITVSFRISRPMQNWPRSWESSQSLEISLQVPAAKETTFWP; this is encoded by the exons ATGTCTACGAGGACCCTACCGCTGCTCTTTATCAATCTCGGCGGAGAAATGCTGTACATCCTGGACCAGCGGCTTCGAGCTCAGAATATACCCGCTGACAAAGCTAAGAAAG TTATGAATGATATCATCACCACCATGTTCAACAAAAAGTTCCTGGAAGAGCTTTTTAAGCCACAGGAGCTTTATTCCAAGAAGGCCCTGCGGACTGTGTTCGACAGACTGGCCCATGCATCCATAATGAGACTCAATCAAGCTAGTATGGACAAG CTCTATGACCTGATGACAATGGCTTTCAAATACCAGGTGCTTCTCTGCCCCCGACCAAAGGACATCCTTCTCGTTTCCTTCAACCACATGGATGCAATCAAAGACTTTGTGAAAGATACTCCCAGCATTCTGAGCCAGGTTGATGAAACTTACCAGCAACTCATAGAG atgTATACACCCCTATCTAATGGTGAATTTCAGCTGATTAGGCAAACTCTTCTTATTTTCTTCCAAGACATGCATATTAGG GTGTCTATTTTCCTGAAGGATAAAGTGCAGAACTCAAATGGCCGCTTTGTGCTTCCCATTAGTGGTCCTGTGCCTCGTGGAACCCAAGTCCCTGGTTTGATAAG gATTTTTAGCTGTGCTGGCGAGGAGTTGACCAGACTACAGTTTAAAAATGGAGGGAATTATAGTTCTGCACTACGGGAAGGATCTTTTGAGCTCTTTGGAGATAGAGTTACAAAGCTTGGGACAAACAT gtacagtGTAAGTCGCCCTGTTGAAACGCACATGTCTGGCGCATCTAAAAGTTCTGCTCAGCACACAAAG GTCAATGCTGCCCCAAACCCTCTGGCCAAAGAGGAACTGAATCTGTTAGCCAGGTTAATGGGAGGTCTAGAAGTTCAGAAACCAGGAAGCACAGACAATGGTTTCCGGGTAAATCTCTTTGCCAcggatgaagaagaaga AGAAGCATTAATATCAAGACCTGATGAGCTTTCATATGGAGTCATAAACATCCAAGCAACAAAG ATTACTGTGTCTTTCAGGATCAGCAGACCAATGCAGAACTGGCCAAGATCATGGGAGAGTTCACAGAGTCTGGAGATCAGTCTCCAAGTGCCAGCAGCAAAGGAGACGACCTTTTGGCCATGA